One genomic region from Deltaproteobacteria bacterium encodes:
- a CDS encoding mechanosensitive ion channel translates to MLTMFSASTFSLKLDQFLDWLPAAGVRIVIILAVAGVVLRLIRVLTERLSPLLTEIASRSAEGKKRAQTLVTVTRAFTSTVVGIVTAMLVLGEFGVHLAPLLAAAGIGGIAIGFGAQSLVRDLISGFFLLLEDQIRVGDVVKIGEKAGKVEHIGLRILTLRDFDGSLHIIPNGTITLVTNQTKGFAYAMVPVNVSHHANVDETMALLTQIGADFSRDPAFANDLLATVEVTGLEDFAAPRLRFTVRVKVVAGRQWQIARDLRRCIKAAFDAQGVKIL, encoded by the coding sequence GTGCTGACTATGTTTTCGGCCTCCACCTTCTCTCTCAAACTCGACCAGTTTCTGGACTGGCTGCCGGCGGCAGGGGTACGGATCGTCATTATCTTGGCGGTTGCCGGTGTCGTGTTGCGCCTCATTCGCGTCCTAACCGAACGCTTGAGTCCGCTGCTCACGGAAATCGCTTCGCGGTCTGCCGAGGGAAAGAAACGAGCCCAAACTCTGGTGACGGTGACACGGGCGTTCACCTCGACCGTTGTGGGCATAGTGACAGCCATGCTCGTGTTAGGTGAATTTGGGGTCCATCTGGCGCCACTCCTCGCGGCTGCCGGCATCGGCGGTATCGCCATCGGCTTTGGCGCGCAGAGCCTCGTCCGCGACTTGATCTCGGGGTTCTTTCTCCTGTTGGAAGATCAAATCCGCGTCGGCGATGTGGTGAAGATTGGGGAGAAAGCCGGCAAAGTGGAACATATCGGTCTGCGTATCCTTACCTTGCGAGATTTCGACGGTAGCCTCCATATCATTCCCAACGGCACTATCACGCTGGTCACGAACCAGACCAAAGGCTTCGCCTACGCCATGGTACCGGTGAACGTGTCCCATCACGCCAATGTTGACGAGACGATGGCATTGCTCACGCAAATCGGCGCGGACTTTAGCCGCGACCCGGCTTTTGCCAACGACTTGCTGGCCACTGTGGAAGTGACCGGTCTGGAGGACTTCGCCGCACCGCGCCTGCGTTTTACCGTCCGGGTCAAAGTCGTGGCCGGACGCCAATGGCAGATCGCTCGCGATCTCCGTCGCTGCATCAAAGCGGCTTTCGACGCGCAAGGTGTGAAGATTTTGTGA
- a CDS encoding DUF1957 domain-containing protein, translating into MKGFLTFVLHTHLPFVRHPEYEEFLEESWLYEAITETYLPLIDMLDGLVRDQVPCRFAMSLTPPLLNMLSDSLLQQRYLRRLERLIELSAKERERTQQDPVFSGLAEMYWQLFSHARTVFVDRYGCDLIQAFRRFQELGVIEIIGCTATHGYLPLMQVNEKAVRAQIRVGVEEYRRFLGCDPRGFWLPECAYYPGVDAILKEHGIRYFLVDSHALQYATPQPLYGVHAPLYCPSGVAAFGRDPESSKQVWSSVEGYPGDPAYRDFYRDVGYDLDYDYIRPYLPPTGERVNVGIKYYRITGQTDQKMPYDPHAAQERADEHAGNFVFNRERQIESLAANMDRPPLVVAPYDAELFGHWWFEGPRWLDSVIRKAAYDQQEFRLMTPSDYLDRYPNNQVATPTASSWGHRGYSEVWLSTENDWIYRHLHKAADRMTELAARFPEADALQRRALNQAARELLLAQSSDWAFLMQQKTAQHYAARRTTQHIQRFTRLYEALGAGQIDEPWLSEVEQRDNIFPTLDYRIYR; encoded by the coding sequence ATGAAAGGTTTTCTGACCTTCGTCCTCCACACCCATTTGCCATTCGTCCGCCACCCCGAGTATGAGGAGTTTCTCGAAGAAAGCTGGCTCTACGAGGCGATCACTGAGACCTATCTTCCCTTGATCGACATGCTGGACGGTCTGGTGCGGGACCAAGTGCCATGTCGGTTTGCCATGTCGCTGACCCCACCGTTATTGAACATGCTGAGCGACTCGTTGCTCCAGCAGCGCTACCTGCGCCGGTTAGAGCGTCTCATCGAACTGTCGGCGAAGGAACGGGAACGCACCCAGCAAGATCCCGTATTCTCCGGCTTGGCCGAGATGTATTGGCAGTTGTTCTCTCATGCACGGACAGTGTTCGTGGATCGCTATGGCTGCGACTTGATCCAAGCCTTTCGCCGGTTCCAAGAGCTGGGGGTGATCGAAATCATCGGCTGCACGGCGACCCACGGCTACTTGCCGCTCATGCAGGTAAATGAAAAGGCGGTGCGTGCGCAGATCCGCGTCGGCGTGGAGGAGTATCGCCGTTTTCTCGGCTGCGATCCGCGCGGATTCTGGCTGCCGGAATGTGCCTACTATCCAGGCGTGGATGCGATCCTGAAGGAGCATGGGATTCGCTACTTTTTGGTGGACTCGCACGCGCTCCAGTACGCCACACCGCAGCCGTTGTACGGCGTGCATGCTCCCCTCTATTGCCCTAGCGGTGTGGCCGCGTTCGGCCGCGACCCGGAATCCTCGAAGCAGGTGTGGAGTTCGGTCGAAGGCTACCCTGGCGACCCCGCCTATCGAGATTTCTACCGCGACGTAGGGTACGACCTCGATTACGATTACATCCGCCCCTATCTCCCGCCAACCGGAGAACGAGTCAACGTCGGAATAAAGTACTATCGCATCACCGGCCAGACCGACCAGAAAATGCCTTACGATCCGCACGCCGCGCAGGAACGCGCGGACGAGCACGCCGGGAACTTTGTCTTTAATCGCGAACGGCAGATCGAATCGCTTGCCGCGAACATGGATCGTCCGCCACTCGTAGTGGCCCCATACGATGCCGAGCTGTTCGGCCACTGGTGGTTCGAAGGCCCACGCTGGCTCGACTCGGTCATTCGTAAAGCGGCCTACGACCAGCAAGAATTCCGATTAATGACTCCCTCGGATTACCTGGACCGTTACCCGAACAACCAAGTCGCCACACCGACGGCATCGAGTTGGGGGCATAGAGGCTACAGCGAAGTGTGGCTATCGACGGAGAACGATTGGATTTACCGCCATCTGCACAAAGCTGCCGACCGCATGACGGAACTGGCGGCGCGATTTCCCGAGGCCGACGCCCTGCAACGACGCGCCTTAAATCAAGCCGCGCGGGAACTCCTCCTCGCCCAATCCAGCGACTGGGCATTCCTGATGCAGCAAAAAACCGCGCAACACTACGCCGCTCGCCGCACGACCCAACACATCCAACGGTTTACTCGGCTGTACGAAGCGCTCGGCGCGGGGCAAATCGACGAGCCGTGGCTGAGCGAGGTCGAGCAGCGAGATAATATCTTTCCCACGCTCGACTATCGCATCTATCGTTAG
- a CDS encoding DUF4912 domain-containing protein, with the protein MHAEDLATYTRIALLAIARQQELRGVSRLRKKDLRDLLIWLLTAATTPSASELKGRIAAVNPRRRRKTLIQEAQELPSSPVSLAESPSALSIPDEQPPHPLETAEPQALPPTPATATPRQDAAESKFFLGAHATVPLVESETLPTSYDDNRVVLLVRDPHWLYAYWDFSETHFSNTQGQFGAMNDGLMLKLFDVTYIEFNGANAWSSTEIRLTPFATNWYIPVSQTDTAYCVEIGYYSRAGRFVALGRSNTITTPRTELVANADVQWFTPPELRPAAPQSGPAPRTPRAQEGRDGQKAMPWLPTPETAAEPPAPSPAEHPFSWGAEHRR; encoded by the coding sequence ATGCACGCTGAAGATCTTGCCACATACACCCGGATTGCTTTGCTGGCGATTGCGCGACAACAAGAATTGCGGGGAGTCAGCCGACTGCGCAAAAAAGATTTGCGGGACCTACTCATATGGCTGCTGACGGCGGCGACAACACCCAGTGCATCCGAACTAAAGGGCCGGATCGCCGCAGTAAACCCACGGCGACGAAGGAAAACACTGATACAGGAAGCCCAAGAACTGCCTTCCTCGCCTGTATCTCTTGCGGAAAGCCCAAGCGCACTGAGCATTCCTGACGAGCAGCCTCCACACCCTCTTGAGACGGCGGAGCCGCAAGCACTCCCGCCAACTCCAGCAACGGCAACACCCAGGCAAGATGCCGCCGAGAGTAAATTTTTCCTGGGAGCGCACGCCACTGTCCCGCTGGTCGAATCGGAAACCCTCCCCACATCCTACGACGATAACCGCGTCGTCCTGCTCGTACGGGACCCGCACTGGCTCTATGCGTATTGGGACTTCAGCGAGACGCATTTCAGCAACACGCAGGGCCAGTTCGGGGCCATGAACGATGGTCTCATGCTGAAACTCTTCGATGTCACGTACATCGAGTTCAACGGCGCCAACGCTTGGAGCAGCACGGAGATTCGCCTCACGCCCTTTGCGACCAACTGGTATATCCCCGTTTCCCAGACTGACACGGCCTACTGTGTCGAGATTGGCTACTACTCGCGAGCGGGACGGTTTGTCGCGCTCGGACGCTCGAATACGATCACGACACCGCGCACGGAGCTGGTGGCAAACGCGGATGTGCAGTGGTTCACGCCGCCGGAACTTCGCCCTGCCGCTCCTCAGAGTGGACCGGCACCGCGCACGCCCCGCGCGCAAGAAGGGCGAGACGGACAAAAGGCAATGCCCTGGCTCCCCACCCCGGAGACCGCCGCCGAGCCTCCCGCACCGTCCCCGGCGGAGCATCCTTTTTCCTGGGGCGCCGAACACCGACGGTAA
- a CDS encoding outer membrane lipoprotein-sorting protein, whose translation MNWRWSCSFAFLTVALSASAPVQAVGGEAASVQGREWKTVEELSPQELSAVDLSTDTPRHPQLSYAPAEPYPFTAPYTAEEMGFRLMEFTQRPRWSCAFANLWGSISSQGVLMNPGRSATFMDYAVPLGVESEFLRKPGEEMYRYLNQNVAPPDAEGSQRMTIRYRTDRSFTQKEEAFMYSPSIRRVRHQAPFRREDKFPNQAQTSDDATGRDAWEFTWRLVGTDVLHKTVRFPSSRPTIVLGNGKDGTLQEKPTAAIKLMGDAYPHYTADGGVECYVVEARAREDWLPDYYAPRILYWLEKRSFYPLRIEQYGRDGKLAMVETRLTDMFNPALGDRGYGPLFILYWDIASDLMSYNIRDNHRVKEWTPDERQYFFYPDFMRRQWYLDTSIKSQAGVEAPEQFFLRPPLEEGKFALERPMQFSTELAARIQAQEAAGRLVFEVPTAAPVTLVKDQRQAVPPATLEQAVAAPTPAQDPSTAYAQQLGQAAAPTALR comes from the coding sequence ATGAACTGGAGATGGTCTTGTTCGTTCGCATTCCTCACAGTTGCGCTCTCCGCCAGCGCACCGGTTCAGGCTGTCGGAGGAGAGGCGGCGTCCGTACAAGGGCGCGAATGGAAAACCGTGGAGGAACTTTCTCCTCAGGAGCTGAGCGCAGTCGATCTCTCGACCGACACACCTCGGCATCCGCAGCTCTCCTACGCTCCGGCGGAACCTTATCCCTTCACCGCGCCATACACGGCGGAGGAAATGGGCTTCCGGCTCATGGAATTCACCCAGCGGCCGCGGTGGTCGTGCGCGTTCGCCAATCTGTGGGGCTCGATTTCTTCTCAGGGTGTGCTGATGAATCCCGGAAGGTCGGCCACGTTCATGGATTATGCGGTGCCGCTCGGGGTCGAGTCCGAGTTCTTGCGCAAACCTGGCGAAGAGATGTACCGTTATTTGAACCAAAATGTGGCTCCACCGGACGCCGAAGGTTCGCAACGGATGACCATCCGCTATCGCACGGATCGATCGTTTACCCAGAAAGAAGAAGCCTTCATGTACTCCCCGTCTATCCGACGGGTACGCCATCAAGCCCCGTTCCGTCGGGAAGATAAATTTCCCAATCAAGCGCAAACTTCGGATGACGCCACCGGACGCGACGCCTGGGAATTTACCTGGCGCTTGGTGGGAACGGACGTCCTGCACAAGACGGTGCGCTTTCCTTCCTCGCGACCGACTATCGTTTTGGGTAATGGCAAGGATGGTACGTTGCAAGAAAAACCGACCGCTGCGATTAAGCTGATGGGTGACGCTTATCCGCACTACACGGCTGATGGCGGAGTCGAATGCTATGTCGTAGAAGCGCGGGCACGGGAAGATTGGCTCCCCGATTATTACGCACCACGGATTCTCTACTGGCTAGAGAAGCGATCGTTTTATCCTTTGCGGATCGAGCAGTATGGACGAGATGGCAAACTGGCGATGGTCGAAACGCGCCTCACCGACATGTTTAACCCCGCGCTCGGCGATCGTGGCTACGGCCCGCTGTTCATTCTCTACTGGGACATCGCATCGGACCTCATGTCGTATAACATTCGCGATAATCACCGAGTGAAGGAGTGGACGCCGGACGAGCGGCAGTATTTCTTCTACCCGGATTTCATGCGGCGGCAGTGGTATCTCGATACCAGCATTAAGAGTCAAGCCGGCGTGGAAGCGCCGGAGCAATTTTTTCTGCGCCCGCCCCTCGAAGAAGGGAAGTTTGCTCTTGAACGGCCGATGCAGTTCTCCACCGAGCTGGCGGCGCGCATTCAAGCGCAAGAAGCCGCAGGTCGCTTGGTCTTTGAAGTGCCGACAGCCGCGCCGGTGACGTTGGTGAAGGATCAGAGGCAGGCCGTACCGCCTGCCACGTTGGAGCAGGCGGTGGCTGCTCCAACTCCAGCCCAAGACCCCTCTACTGCATACGCACAACAGCTTGGACAAGCCGCAGCTCCGACCGCTTTGCGCTAG
- a CDS encoding isochorismatase family protein encodes MPQREDKHAIYARAQFGHRLGYGKRPAIVVIDFQLGFTAPERSPLAGNLDAEVAATNRLLAAARKKNVPIVFTVVGYDPHRQDDAGLWPEKVPSLRLLTLGSELVELDPRLDRKPEDLVIVKKYASGFFGTYLGSTLTMKGVDTLIVTGCTTSGCVRATVMDALNHGFRPIVPLEAIGDRAQEPHDANIFDIGAKYGDVVPVSEVLDYLDGL; translated from the coding sequence ATGCCGCAACGAGAAGACAAACACGCTATTTACGCGCGTGCCCAGTTCGGTCACAGGCTCGGCTATGGCAAGCGCCCAGCCATCGTCGTCATCGATTTTCAACTCGGATTCACCGCACCTGAACGGTCGCCGTTGGCCGGAAACCTTGATGCTGAAGTTGCGGCCACCAATCGTTTGCTTGCCGCCGCGCGCAAGAAAAATGTCCCAATCGTATTCACCGTCGTTGGGTACGATCCCCATCGCCAGGACGACGCTGGGCTATGGCCGGAGAAAGTGCCGTCACTGCGCCTCCTGACTTTAGGCAGCGAATTGGTCGAGCTTGATCCTCGTCTCGACCGCAAACCTGAAGATCTCGTGATCGTCAAGAAATATGCTTCCGGCTTCTTCGGCACCTATCTCGGCTCGACATTGACGATGAAGGGCGTAGACACGCTGATCGTCACCGGGTGCACGACTAGCGGGTGCGTGCGAGCCACGGTCATGGATGCGCTGAACCACGGCTTTCGCCCCATCGTGCCGCTTGAAGCCATCGGTGACCGTGCGCAAGAGCCGCACGATGCCAACATCTTCGACATCGGTGCAAAATACGGCGATGTCGTCCCGGTCAGCGAAGTGCTCGATTATCTGGACGGGCTCTAG
- a CDS encoding acetolactate synthase large subunit → METNGKMTGAEAVIRTAAAAGIDVCFANPGTTELYLVEALDRCPEIRSVLAVFEGVCTGAADGYARISGKPGLALLHLGPGFANGIANLHNARKAKSPVVSIVGDHASWHIAANAPLTSDINTLARPMSVWVHTSTTVDAASADMAEAIAQATRLPGGPTTLILPGEVQWETTAQTIAKPIFPAPAAPDATETERAARALHANGTSTAIVLGGSGLRTRGLRAVERIARATGCKVFAPTFPAVQDRGAGLISPDKIPYAPEPARQVLAPYSTVILAGAGEPVAFFGYPNSRSGLCAEGAEIFNLGRATADPASALVALAEALGAPPEREVPGAPRPEPPRGALTPLAMCHAVAAAQREDTIVMDEGATAGFAYYGASAGAPRFTYMALTGGSIGQGLPCAVGAAAAEPTKRVLNLEGDGSSLYTIQALWTAAREKQNLTTVICKNRAYSILRWELERAHITPGVASLAMTGLDRPFFDFVKLAEGFGVEGRAARTAEELNEALHASLRTPGPMLIEANLE, encoded by the coding sequence ATGGAAACCAATGGAAAAATGACCGGCGCGGAAGCGGTCATTCGGACGGCTGCAGCCGCGGGAATCGACGTGTGTTTTGCGAACCCCGGGACGACGGAACTTTACCTGGTCGAAGCGCTCGATAGATGTCCAGAAATCCGCTCGGTGTTGGCGGTGTTCGAGGGCGTGTGTACCGGCGCGGCCGATGGCTACGCACGCATCAGCGGAAAGCCAGGATTAGCGTTGCTTCACTTGGGGCCAGGGTTCGCGAACGGCATCGCCAATCTGCACAACGCCCGCAAAGCCAAATCCCCGGTGGTCTCGATCGTCGGCGATCATGCCAGTTGGCATATTGCCGCCAATGCTCCGCTGACCTCCGACATCAATACTCTCGCGCGACCGATGTCGGTCTGGGTGCATACCTCCACGACAGTCGACGCGGCCAGTGCCGATATGGCCGAGGCCATTGCGCAAGCCACACGGCTCCCCGGCGGTCCAACGACACTCATTCTTCCTGGTGAGGTCCAGTGGGAGACGACTGCGCAAACCATCGCCAAGCCGATTTTTCCAGCACCGGCTGCTCCCGATGCCACAGAAACCGAACGTGCGGCACGTGCCTTACACGCCAACGGCACTTCCACGGCCATCGTGCTCGGCGGCAGTGGGCTGCGCACCCGCGGACTTCGTGCCGTAGAACGCATCGCCCGCGCTACCGGCTGCAAAGTGTTTGCCCCCACCTTCCCTGCCGTCCAGGATCGCGGCGCTGGACTCATCTCTCCTGACAAGATTCCCTATGCACCCGAACCCGCGCGGCAAGTGCTCGCACCCTACTCCACCGTTATTCTGGCTGGTGCCGGCGAGCCCGTGGCTTTCTTCGGTTATCCCAATAGTCGCAGTGGGCTGTGTGCCGAAGGCGCGGAGATTTTTAATCTCGGCAGAGCAACCGCCGACCCGGCGTCCGCACTCGTGGCTTTGGCGGAGGCACTCGGTGCCCCGCCGGAACGAGAGGTCCCCGGCGCACCACGACCGGAACCTCCGCGCGGCGCGCTTACCCCGCTCGCCATGTGTCACGCAGTCGCCGCCGCCCAACGCGAAGATACCATCGTCATGGATGAAGGCGCGACCGCAGGATTCGCCTACTACGGCGCTTCCGCCGGCGCACCGCGCTTCACCTATATGGCCTTAACCGGCGGCTCTATCGGTCAAGGCTTGCCCTGCGCCGTGGGCGCAGCAGCAGCAGAACCCACCAAGCGCGTCCTGAACCTCGAAGGCGACGGCTCCTCACTCTATACCATTCAAGCGCTGTGGACGGCCGCGCGCGAGAAACAGAACCTCACCACCGTTATCTGTAAAAATCGCGCGTACTCTATTCTTCGCTGGGAACTCGAACGTGCGCATATCACGCCCGGCGTTGCTAGTCTGGCGATGACCGGACTCGATAGACCGTTCTTCGATTTCGTGAAACTGGCAGAAGGGTTTGGCGTCGAAGGCCGGGCCGCACGTACAGCCGAGGAGCTGAACGAAGCGCTACACGCCTCGTTGCGCACCCCTGGACCGATGCTGATTGAAGCGAATTTGGAGTAA
- a CDS encoding type II toxin-antitoxin system HicB family antitoxin produces MFTYKAMYKFLDQGVHAEVLDFPGVITCGATLEEARLLLAGALTDMAETNLLRGEPLPLPDPSCTDPAADLEEPIHLLS; encoded by the coding sequence ATGTTTACTTACAAAGCGATGTATAAATTCCTCGACCAGGGAGTTCACGCCGAAGTGCTCGACTTCCCCGGCGTTATTACTTGCGGGGCCACCTTGGAAGAAGCGAGACTTTTGCTTGCCGGTGCTCTAACGGATATGGCCGAAACCAACTTGCTCCGTGGCGAGCCGTTGCCGCTCCCTGACCCGTCATGCACAGATCCGGCAGCCGATTTAGAGGAGCCTATTCATCTGCTTTCTTGA
- a CDS encoding GNAT family N-acetyltransferase, producing the protein MRSQHFPMTKEAFDLMPRKLGWKHEYWDEQVHISPRWQSVTVTFPVQPRPVQAAGTIRAVTADDEPQLVTGYIAAFEDSFDFCDWEPGKIQEAAREDIQKMLSGRRGRLLPASCVALDPQAATKEEQLIGAALITESEGQLPLLDIVFVAPRWHRQGIATALVATASNEMYAAGMKTLESRYLLGNAESRSWHRRFGFIEEPDLLLAKTYYHHAQYELHRREDLGDLFAGERERLRAERDHWQARVDDLEQIAHQLGMETVMPGLRRS; encoded by the coding sequence ATGCGCAGCCAACATTTCCCGATGACGAAAGAAGCTTTCGACCTGATGCCGCGCAAGCTGGGCTGGAAGCATGAATACTGGGACGAACAGGTGCATATCTCGCCGCGCTGGCAGTCCGTCACGGTCACGTTCCCGGTACAGCCGCGTCCTGTCCAGGCGGCAGGCACGATCAGAGCTGTCACCGCCGATGATGAACCCCAGCTTGTGACCGGGTACATCGCAGCGTTCGAAGATTCCTTCGATTTTTGCGATTGGGAGCCGGGCAAGATCCAAGAAGCGGCACGAGAGGACATCCAGAAAATGCTTTCCGGTCGGCGCGGGCGGTTACTGCCGGCTTCCTGTGTTGCCCTCGACCCACAAGCCGCCACGAAAGAGGAACAGCTCATTGGAGCGGCGCTGATTACCGAGAGCGAAGGCCAACTTCCGCTGCTGGATATTGTGTTCGTGGCTCCTCGCTGGCACCGGCAGGGCATCGCCACCGCGCTGGTAGCAACGGCGAGCAATGAGATGTATGCGGCGGGAATGAAAACGCTAGAAAGTCGCTATCTTCTCGGCAACGCAGAGAGTCGTTCCTGGCACCGACGGTTTGGGTTCATAGAAGAGCCGGATCTTTTACTCGCCAAGACGTATTATCACCACGCCCAATATGAATTGCATCGACGAGAGGACCTTGGCGATCTTTTCGCAGGCGAGCGCGAAAGACTCCGTGCCGAGCGCGACCATTGGCAAGCTCGCGTTGACGACTTAGAGCAGATCGCCCACCAGTTAGGAATGGAAACTGTCATGCCGGGCCTGCGGCGTTCGTAA
- a CDS encoding amidohydrolase yields MTDTYTGRLLSSDSHIVEPADLWVTRMDKKWRDKAPRIEALDESGDYIVIDGLHPRPLAFEGPMQDLKAQGMDIPAPKGYRYADNRPGTWDPHERLKDQDIDGVSGEIIYPGIGLTLVRAPDPEYLYACCRVYNDWLAEYCTPYPDRIKGVGMLPCRGPIEWAVAETERCAKLGLVSVMLPAWVDDRPYNLPDWDPLWAAMQDMGVIASMHIGGRDPFGRAHGPGAGGIIIGLVKFEMNDTLQRLIWGGAPVRFPKLKWALVESGIGWIGSVLEFMDHWWSDHKGWMEPKLPETPSTYFRRQFYATFEDDRAGVLTREIMGTDNLMWGSDYPHTEGVWPFSRKKVASNFASIPESETRKMVHDNTARLYGFPTA; encoded by the coding sequence ATGACCGATACGTACACAGGACGTTTACTCTCATCGGACTCGCACATCGTCGAACCGGCGGATTTGTGGGTCACGCGCATGGACAAGAAATGGCGAGACAAAGCGCCGCGCATCGAAGCGCTCGATGAATCCGGTGACTACATCGTCATTGACGGGCTGCATCCGCGCCCGCTGGCGTTCGAAGGCCCGATGCAGGACTTGAAGGCCCAAGGCATGGATATTCCTGCGCCCAAAGGCTACCGCTACGCGGATAACCGCCCGGGCACCTGGGATCCACACGAACGGTTGAAAGATCAAGATATCGACGGTGTCTCGGGCGAAATCATCTATCCCGGGATCGGGCTCACTCTCGTCCGCGCTCCTGACCCGGAGTATCTCTACGCTTGCTGCCGTGTCTACAACGATTGGCTCGCCGAATACTGCACACCCTATCCCGACCGGATCAAAGGCGTCGGGATGCTCCCGTGCCGCGGGCCGATCGAATGGGCGGTGGCAGAGACGGAACGTTGCGCCAAGCTTGGTCTGGTCAGCGTGATGTTACCCGCGTGGGTTGACGATCGCCCCTACAACCTGCCGGATTGGGACCCGCTGTGGGCCGCGATGCAAGACATGGGCGTCATCGCCAGCATGCACATTGGCGGGCGTGACCCGTTCGGTCGGGCTCATGGCCCCGGTGCCGGCGGCATCATCATCGGCCTAGTGAAATTCGAGATGAATGACACGTTGCAACGCTTGATCTGGGGCGGTGCCCCGGTGCGGTTTCCCAAACTGAAATGGGCGCTGGTGGAAAGCGGCATTGGCTGGATCGGCTCCGTGTTGGAGTTCATGGATCACTGGTGGAGCGACCACAAAGGATGGATGGAACCGAAACTACCGGAAACCCCCAGCACCTATTTCCGTCGGCAGTTCTACGCCACCTTCGAGGATGATCGGGCCGGAGTGCTCACCCGCGAAATCATGGGCACGGACAATCTCATGTGGGGCTCGGACTACCCGCATACCGAAGGCGTGTGGCCCTTCTCGCGCAAAAAAGTCGCCTCGAACTTCGCCTCTATCCCTGAGAGCGAAACGCGCAAGATGGTGCACGACAATACCGCGCGGTTGTACGGGTTTCCAACGGCGTAA
- a CDS encoding VOC family protein: MPIKVVELHHHGIRIGTSQEDVEKAKNFYTDVLGLHTDSHRPNLPTIPGFWMYVGQGERTTQIHLMGVKGGMSPMARSEKEDPTLPHVALAVEDIGEAKKELEDRGLWHWQIKGLVGPNSDQVFVQDPFGNVIELHQVGSCSCNKIALPAG; the protein is encoded by the coding sequence ATGCCGATTAAAGTTGTCGAATTGCACCACCACGGCATCCGCATTGGAACCAGCCAGGAAGACGTGGAAAAAGCCAAGAACTTCTATACCGACGTGCTCGGTCTCCACACCGACTCGCATCGCCCCAATCTCCCCACTATTCCCGGCTTCTGGATGTACGTCGGTCAAGGCGAACGCACCACGCAGATCCACCTGATGGGCGTGAAGGGCGGCATGTCGCCGATGGCACGCAGCGAGAAAGAAGATCCCACCCTGCCCCACGTCGCGCTCGCGGTCGAGGACATTGGGGAAGCCAAGAAAGAACTCGAAGACCGTGGCCTCTGGCACTGGCAGATCAAAGGGCTCGTCGGGCCGAATTCCGATCAAGTCTTCGTGCAAGACCCGTTCGGCAACGTCATCGAACTCCACCAGGTGGGTTCCTGTTCCTGCAATAAGATCGCGTTGCCGGCTGGCTGA